The sequence below is a genomic window from Oceanivirga salmonicida.
TTTAATTCATCATTATTTAATATTTTTTCAGATACTTTTTTATCTAATTCTTCTTTATTATAGTAATTACCTTTTAAATATTCACGTAAAGTTTTTCCAGATATGGTTTTCATATCTTGTGCATTTATTTCACCTTTACCTATTTCAGATAACTTTGTTTTAATCTTATCTGATAATCCTATTTTATATGTATTCGAATTTTCTTCTACTACTATCTCATCATTATTAGCACTTTCAATTTTTATTGAAGCCTTTGCTCCTGGTTTAAGTTTATCTATTCTCTCTTCATTTATTTTTATTCTATCATAAACTATTTTAAGTTGGTCTTCTGTTGCTGCTCTTCCACGAATCGCATTTCCATCCCATCTTAAGTTTGTTAATCCTGTTATTTCACCTTTTTCTCCATCAATTTTTATTTTTTTCCCAAGAGTTATTACATTTTTAAGATTTATATTAATTTTTCCATTTGTACCTGTTTCAGTTTCAATATTTCCATCTCCTAAAATTCTTAACTTATCTTGTTCTAAAATTATACTTTCTTCTTTCCCATTATCACCTATAAAACTTAATCTTCCTACGTCTCCTAGTTGCGTTCCTTGTGGTTCATTAGCAGAAATTGATAAATTACTAGTTATTAAAAATGGGATTATTACTCCCAATATTAAATTTTTCTTACTGTTAATTAAATTCTCTATTTTTAACATTTCCTTACACACTCTCCTTTTATTTTTCTACTTAAATTCTGAATACAATTTCTTATTTTTGAAAAAGTCATAAGTTTCGTTATAATCATTTTCATCTTTAAAAACACCCATTATTTTACTTATTTCTATTGCAAATTCAAGATATGCATTTGCATTTGCTGTTATTAAATTTTTATCAAAAATTAAATCTTTTTGTGCATTAATTTTTACATTTTTATAATTTTCTAAACATTTTATATTATTTAAATAATCTACTCCTGCACATATAGCCCCAACCTTAATTCCTTCTATTAAAGTATTTTTTACTAAATTTTCTAATTCTTTATTATCTAATATATTTGATATATTTCCACCTGGTATTATAAGTAAATCATCTTTTGATATTTTAACATTAGATATATTAGTATCTGCTAATATTTGTATGTTTTCAAAAGATTTAATTTCTTTATTTTCTAAACTAACATATTTAACTTTATCTTTTAAAAAATATGATAAAAATATTGTTTCAAATAAAGTAAATTCATTATAAGTTATAATATAAACCATGATATCCTCCTATTTTTTTATTCTTAATGCTACTGTACAAGATATAACTATAAGTAATGAACTTAATATTTGCATAACATTAATACTTTCATTTAATAAAATATAGGCTACTACTGCTGTTGAAATAGGCACTAGTAATTGTAATATATTAAATACTACTATTCCATATTGATGCAATATCTTTAATGATAATAGTAAGCCTGTAACTATTCCATAAATACCTGATAACATAATAAATAATATTAAAATATGACTAGCATTTAGTAATTCGTATATATTGTTTGTAAAATATGATAATAATATGAAAACAATTCCCATTACAAGACTTATCATAGTTGCTATTATTATGCTAGGTAATTTTTTACTCATAATTTTAAAGAATATATTCTGTATTGAATTTGCTAGTATAGATATCATTAAAAATACATACCCTAAAATATAGTTTGAGCTCTGTGCATTTGCATTTTTTGAGTAAAATATAAATACAAAAGAACCTAATATTGCTATTATAGACCCTATTATAAATCTTATATTTTTCACTTTTTTTCTTTCATCTTTAAAAACAAATGAAGCCATTATAAGTGATATAGGCATACCTAAAATACCAAATATACTAGCTGACAATGAAGAAGTATATTTTAGACCTTCCATTAAAAAGTACATATATATTGATGCTAAAATAGATATAGACATAATGCTTAAAAACATTTTTTTATCTTTGAAAACTATTTTTAAATACTCTCTATATTTCATATATGATATAAGTAGTAAAAATAATCCCCCTGCTAAAAATCTTAATCCATTGTTACTATACACACTAAATCTTGTACTTAAAAATCTCAACATAGGGTAATTAAATCCCATAAATATTACATACATTATTGCTAAAATATTATTATCTTTATTATTAAATCGCATATTACTCCCTACTTTATTGTATTTATCTCAGTTATTATATCACATAAAATTAAAAATTTTAATAATTTATATTAAAATGTTATTAACAAAAAAGTTTTACTATATTATTTAAACTGATTTTTTAATTTAAAAAGATGACATTTAGAATTATTAGAAAACATATACCTTATATTTTCTATTTTATATCTAATTTAAGGTATATGTTCTTAGAATGTCATCTTTTTTACTATGTTTTAATTAATTTTATCAATAAATTGTATTACCAATTATACCCTATATTTAAATTAGCTCCAACTTGAATATTCTTTTTCAAATCTCCATTAAGTTTAAATTCTGGATTTAAAACAAAACCATTAACTTCATATTTTGTACCTAATTTCAAGTTATAATCAAAGTAACTTCTAACAACCTTATTTGTTTCTTTTGAATCAAAAGTTGATAATACTTGATTATTATATCCTCCTGAAACATTAGGTTCTGCATATATATTAAGTTTAGGTAAAACTTCATATGAAATATTAGTACCTAAATTTACATCGAATCCTACTCTATCTTTTAAGTAAACTTTGTCATCTAATTCTACTTTACTTGAATATGTTAAATAAGTTCCAATAATAGGTTTAATATTTAATTTTCCAAAGTTAAAGTTTTTAGAATATCTAGCATAAATATCAACATTATGATTTAATTTTTTATCATACTCTGCTAATCTATATCTTATAAATGAA
It includes:
- a CDS encoding YadA-like family protein, which encodes MLKIENLINSKKNLILGVIIPFLITSNLSISANEPQGTQLGDVGRLSFIGDNGKEESIILEQDKLRILGDGNIETETGTNGKININLKNVITLGKKIKIDGEKGEITGLTNLRWDGNAIRGRAATEDQLKIVYDRIKINEERIDKLKPGAKASIKIESANNDEIVVEENSNTYKIGLSDKIKTKLSEIGKGEINAQDMKTISGKTLREYLKGNYYNKEELDKKVSEKILNNDELKKDLEKSFVKIDASNININEWTKKLSEKSNLEKPENSLVTDTKVKKYLENNYYNKKSIDEKVANVKQLSDKVNETEGKLSGGIATAIAIGNIPQVSGNHLVSLGFGASYYNKTGGFALGLSGTTPSNIIVYKLSAGVDTKKTFGVSAGVNINFVKNKVISRNITSVKNEEMLNAKISDLENKHRQEVEKYRRELDKNKKEIDELKGTIKELIEKLKSDSKILENNVI
- a CDS encoding DJ-1/PfpI family protein, producing MVYIITYNEFTLFETIFLSYFLKDKVKYVSLENKEIKSFENIQILADTNISNVKISKDDLLIIPGGNISNILDNKELENLVKNTLIEGIKVGAICAGVDYLNNIKCLENYKNVKINAQKDLIFDKNLITANANAYLEFAIEISKIMGVFKDENDYNETYDFFKNKKLYSEFK
- a CDS encoding DMT family transporter, coding for MRFNNKDNNILAIMYVIFMGFNYPMLRFLSTRFSVYSNNGLRFLAGGLFLLLISYMKYREYLKIVFKDKKMFLSIMSISILASIYMYFLMEGLKYTSSLSASIFGILGMPISLIMASFVFKDERKKVKNIRFIIGSIIAILGSFVFIFYSKNANAQSSNYILGYVFLMISILANSIQNIFFKIMSKKLPSIIIATMISLVMGIVFILLSYFTNNIYELLNASHILILFIMLSGIYGIVTGLLLSLKILHQYGIVVFNILQLLVPISTAVVAYILLNESINVMQILSSLLIVISCTVALRIKK